A region from the Kribbella shirazensis genome encodes:
- a CDS encoding L-rhamnose mutarotase, with protein MTRLALHSRLIPGTEEAYEREHARVWPELITAMHAAGISDWSIWRSGRDLFHLVVADDFEAAVAQLKHDPVDQRWQQHMSQFVEGFAENPEGVAGQSLRHVWTMSEQTE; from the coding sequence GTGACCCGCCTTGCGCTGCACAGCCGTCTGATTCCCGGTACCGAAGAGGCCTACGAGCGTGAGCATGCTCGCGTCTGGCCGGAGCTGATCACGGCGATGCACGCCGCAGGCATCAGCGACTGGTCGATCTGGCGCAGCGGGCGCGACCTCTTCCACCTGGTCGTGGCCGACGACTTCGAGGCCGCCGTGGCCCAGCTGAAGCACGACCCGGTCGACCAACGCTGGCAGCAGCACATGAGCCAGTTCGTCGAGGGCTTCGCCGAGAACCCGGAGGGTGTCGCCGGTCAGTCGCTCCGCCACGTGTGGACGATGAGCGAGCAGACGGAGTGA
- a CDS encoding pirin family protein, producing MEIHRADERFRTTSEWLESRHSFSFGAHYDPANVGFGFLVAHNDETVAPGSGFGTHPHQDLEIVTWVLRGALAHRDSQGNSGEVHPGLAQRMSAGSGIQHSEWNDGSEPVHYVQMWVRPDRFDLPPSYEQTELDLTTGELVPVASGLAKHMSSTATRINQPAAGMSVARLSPGGTITLPAAPYLHLFVATGTANLENAGELGTADAARLTATDGERLTGGPDGAEVLVWEMHG from the coding sequence GTGGAGATACACCGGGCGGACGAGCGGTTCCGTACTACGAGCGAATGGCTGGAGTCGCGGCACTCGTTCTCGTTCGGGGCGCACTACGACCCGGCGAACGTGGGGTTCGGGTTTCTGGTGGCGCACAACGACGAGACCGTGGCGCCGGGGAGTGGGTTCGGGACGCATCCGCATCAGGACCTGGAGATCGTGACCTGGGTACTGCGGGGTGCGCTGGCGCACCGGGACTCGCAGGGGAACAGCGGGGAGGTCCATCCGGGCCTCGCGCAGCGGATGAGTGCCGGCTCCGGGATCCAGCACTCGGAGTGGAACGACGGGTCCGAGCCGGTGCACTACGTGCAGATGTGGGTCCGCCCGGACCGCTTCGACCTGCCGCCGTCGTACGAGCAGACCGAGCTCGACCTGACGACCGGCGAGCTGGTCCCGGTGGCGTCCGGTCTCGCCAAACACATGTCGAGTACGGCGACCCGCATCAACCAGCCCGCTGCCGGGATGTCCGTCGCGCGTCTGAGCCCCGGCGGCACGATCACGCTACCCGCCGCGCCGTACCTGCATCTCTTCGTCGCGACGGGTACGGCGAACCTCGAGAACGCCGGCGAACTGGGCACCGCGGACGCCGCACGACTGACCGCGACCGACGGCGAGCGCCTCACCGGAGGCCCGGACGGTGCCGAGGTGCTGGTCTGGGAAATGCACGGATAG
- a CDS encoding S1C family serine protease, translated as MTENQPQQPNQSGQNAQGPQGPERTQQLPMYGQHQQQHQAPQGGQPRLDSGPQGQRQGQYPSGGGAYPQFGAPGTHQGASPGPNWPLGPQQATATAVKPKRRPGLAVVALTALLVGTAGGVGGAAVYSASNDTTTNTPSVTAPLNGNQAAPASAPDGSVQSAAAKVLPSVVKIAVAAQQGQATGSGIVISKDGLIVTNNHVVAGAGQGAKITVILNDGRTVPATVKGLDPLTDLAVIKAEATDLTPATLGSSGKLAVGQGVVAIGSPFGLAATVTSGIVSALDRPVTSGDEQDDSTTVFPAIQTDAAINPGNSGGALIDLAGQVVGINSAIKTAPGQSEGGNIGLGFAIPIDQAKPIIDELVAKGKATHARLGVTVGDAQSSDGLPNGARLGEVTPGGAADKAGLQSGDVVTAVDGKAISSGDALVAAVRSHRPGDQVKLTLTRNGTPQTVTATLGSDNGNPTG; from the coding sequence ATGACCGAGAACCAGCCGCAGCAGCCGAACCAGTCCGGCCAGAATGCACAGGGACCGCAGGGGCCGGAGCGGACGCAGCAGTTGCCGATGTACGGGCAGCATCAGCAACAGCACCAGGCGCCGCAAGGTGGGCAGCCGCGGCTGGACTCGGGGCCGCAGGGGCAGCGGCAGGGCCAGTACCCCTCAGGTGGGGGTGCCTACCCGCAGTTCGGGGCGCCGGGGACGCATCAGGGGGCGTCTCCGGGCCCGAACTGGCCCCTCGGCCCGCAGCAAGCCACGGCGACCGCGGTGAAGCCGAAGCGCCGGCCCGGTCTGGCCGTGGTGGCGCTGACCGCGCTGCTGGTCGGTACCGCGGGCGGTGTCGGCGGCGCGGCCGTGTACTCGGCGAGCAACGACACCACCACGAACACCCCGTCGGTGACCGCCCCGCTGAACGGCAATCAGGCGGCCCCCGCGTCGGCCCCGGACGGCTCGGTGCAGAGCGCCGCCGCGAAGGTGCTGCCGAGTGTGGTGAAGATCGCGGTCGCGGCCCAGCAGGGCCAGGCGACCGGGTCCGGCATCGTGATCAGCAAGGACGGCCTGATCGTCACCAACAATCACGTGGTCGCCGGCGCCGGGCAGGGCGCGAAGATCACCGTGATCCTGAACGACGGCCGCACCGTACCGGCGACGGTCAAGGGCCTCGACCCGCTGACCGACCTCGCCGTCATCAAGGCGGAGGCGACCGATCTGACCCCGGCCACCCTCGGCTCGAGCGGGAAGCTCGCGGTCGGGCAGGGCGTGGTCGCGATCGGCTCGCCGTTCGGTCTGGCCGCGACCGTGACCAGCGGGATCGTCTCCGCGCTCGACCGCCCGGTGACGTCGGGCGACGAGCAGGACGACAGTACGACGGTCTTCCCAGCAATCCAGACGGACGCCGCGATCAATCCGGGCAACTCCGGCGGCGCCCTGATCGACCTCGCCGGCCAGGTGGTCGGCATCAACAGCGCGATCAAGACCGCCCCAGGACAGTCCGAGGGCGGGAACATCGGCCTGGGGTTCGCGATCCCGATCGACCAGGCCAAGCCGATCATCGACGAGCTGGTGGCCAAGGGCAAGGCCACACATGCGCGGCTCGGTGTGACGGTCGGTGACGCGCAGTCGTCCGACGGGCTCCCGAACGGAGCACGCCTCGGCGAGGTCACGCCCGGCGGTGCGGCGGACAAGGCCGGTCTTCAGTCGGGTGATGTGGTGACCGCTGTGGACGGCAAGGCGATCTCGTCAGGGGACGCGCTGGTCGCCGCGGTCCGTTCGCACCGCCCGGGCGACCAGGTGAAACTCACTCTCACCCGCAACGGCACCCCCCAGACCGTCACCGCCACCCTCGGCTCCGACAACGGGAACCCGACCGGCTGA
- a CDS encoding MerR family transcriptional regulator, producing MAENPANPENPADPENSAGPDIPQTSAANLDDEDFPAYTIGRAAELLGATPGFLRSLDEAQLITPQRSEGGHRRYSRYQLRLAARARELVDNGTSLEAACRIIILEDQLAEAQRINAELTASAEEG from the coding sequence ATGGCAGAGAACCCAGCAAACCCAGAGAACCCGGCAGACCCGGAGAACTCAGCAGGCCCGGACATTCCTCAGACTTCAGCGGCCAACCTCGACGACGAGGACTTCCCGGCCTACACGATCGGGCGGGCCGCGGAACTGCTCGGCGCCACGCCGGGGTTCCTGCGCAGTCTGGACGAGGCGCAGCTGATCACCCCGCAGCGCTCCGAAGGCGGACACCGCCGCTACTCCCGCTACCAGCTCAGACTGGCTGCCCGCGCTCGCGAACTGGTCGACAACGGTACGTCGCTGGAAGCCGCCTGCCGGATCATCATCCTGGAGGACCAGCTGGCCGAGGCGCAGCGGATCAACGCCGAGCTCACCGCGTCGGCTGAGGAAGGCTGA
- a CDS encoding HAMP domain-containing sensor histidine kinase, with protein MSQQHPGDFPSYADRPSQPQAQPQPPVAHSNGSRVAATAARTQTWWNETLHKLSLHARVTLLAAVAVGLAVAIVSVAAYVTVRQQMYQNLDNSLTQRAAQAAQKGVLTDLTILQGVPSDALGLSDIRVGVISADGQQFGPPKSLLPPMGQDELQVARDQGNEASLRTVGIRNAGSHFRVVAVPASYCPQGLTRACEAEPGNYLQPGALVVAQSLAPIDQTLHNLGIVLWAFGLIGVIGAALAGNAVARSGLRPLARLTGAAEHVAATEDLKPIPVTGNDEISRLAVAFNAMLGAVAQSRDRQRRLVGDAGHELRTPLTSVRTNLDLLAQADKRGGLRPEDRQQLLDDVRAQMDELTQLIGDLTELARDTPQVPNAELIELSNVVEDAVMKVRRRAPGLEWDVQLTPFPVWGDERLLGRAVTNLLDNAAKYSVPEGAAQHTEGQPVGHVTVRLLDGVLTVTDSGPGIAEADLPHVFDRFYRSSEARGLPGSGLGLAIVKHAAEQHGGMIYARNVPGAGAQFTLWLPHAATQTR; from the coding sequence GTGAGCCAGCAGCACCCCGGCGACTTCCCGTCGTACGCCGACCGGCCGTCGCAACCGCAAGCGCAACCGCAACCACCTGTTGCCCACAGCAACGGCAGTCGTGTCGCCGCGACCGCGGCCCGCACCCAGACCTGGTGGAACGAGACGCTCCACAAGCTGAGTCTGCACGCCCGCGTGACGCTGCTCGCGGCGGTCGCGGTCGGTCTCGCGGTAGCGATCGTCAGCGTCGCGGCGTACGTCACCGTGCGCCAGCAGATGTACCAGAACCTCGACAACAGCCTGACGCAGCGTGCTGCCCAGGCCGCGCAGAAGGGCGTCCTGACCGATCTCACGATCCTGCAGGGCGTCCCGTCCGACGCACTCGGCCTGAGTGACATCCGCGTCGGCGTGATCAGCGCTGACGGGCAACAGTTCGGGCCGCCGAAGAGCCTGCTGCCGCCGATGGGCCAGGACGAGCTCCAGGTAGCGCGGGACCAGGGCAATGAGGCCAGCCTGCGCACCGTCGGCATACGCAACGCCGGCTCACACTTCCGCGTGGTCGCCGTTCCCGCGAGCTACTGTCCGCAGGGCCTGACCCGGGCCTGCGAGGCGGAGCCGGGGAACTATCTCCAGCCCGGGGCCTTGGTCGTCGCGCAATCGCTGGCGCCGATCGACCAGACGCTGCACAACCTCGGGATCGTGCTGTGGGCGTTCGGGCTGATCGGTGTGATCGGCGCGGCGCTGGCCGGCAACGCGGTGGCACGCTCGGGTCTGCGGCCGTTGGCCCGGCTGACCGGCGCCGCCGAGCATGTCGCGGCGACCGAGGACCTGAAGCCGATCCCGGTGACCGGGAACGACGAGATCTCCCGGCTGGCGGTGGCGTTCAACGCGATGCTCGGCGCAGTGGCCCAGTCCCGCGACCGGCAGCGCCGGCTCGTCGGCGACGCGGGGCACGAGCTGCGCACGCCGCTGACCAGTGTCCGCACCAACCTCGATCTGCTCGCCCAGGCGGACAAGCGCGGCGGCCTTCGGCCCGAGGACCGGCAGCAACTGCTGGACGACGTACGCGCTCAGATGGACGAGCTGACCCAGCTGATCGGTGACCTGACCGAGCTCGCCCGCGACACGCCCCAAGTGCCGAACGCGGAGCTGATCGAGCTCTCCAATGTCGTCGAGGACGCGGTCATGAAGGTACGGCGGCGTGCGCCCGGACTGGAGTGGGACGTCCAGCTCACACCGTTCCCGGTCTGGGGTGACGAGCGGCTGCTCGGACGCGCGGTCACGAACCTGCTCGACAACGCGGCGAAGTACAGCGTTCCCGAGGGTGCGGCGCAGCACACCGAAGGGCAGCCGGTCGGACACGTGACGGTCCGGCTGCTGGACGGCGTACTCACGGTCACGGACTCCGGCCCGGGGATCGCCGAGGCGGATCTGCCGCACGTATTCGACCGGTTCTACCGGTCCAGCGAGGCGCGCGGCCTGCCCGGATCGGGACTGGGACTGGCGATCGTCAAGCACGCGGCCGAGCAGCACGGCGGGATGATCTACGCCCGGAACGTTCCAGGGGCCGGCGCACAGTTCACCCTCTGGCTGCCGCACGCGGCCACCCAGACGCGATAG
- a CDS encoding response regulator transcription factor: MRVLVVDDDRAVRDSLRRSLEFNDFEVVTASDGAEALAVIGNVEPDVVVMDVMMPRLDGLETTKALRAAGNNVPILVLTARDAVADRVDGLDAGGDDYLTKPFALEELLARLRALLRRSSGPGEGGQRGEVLQYADLVVDVDAHEVHRGDVPIQLTRTEFSLLELLIRNPRRVLERAVILDAVWGYDFPTTANSLEVYIGYLRRKTEVNGLPRLIHTVRGIGYVLRDTPP, translated from the coding sequence ATGCGGGTACTGGTAGTGGACGACGACCGGGCGGTCCGGGACTCGTTGCGCCGTTCGCTGGAGTTCAACGACTTCGAGGTCGTGACCGCGTCCGACGGGGCCGAGGCGCTCGCGGTGATCGGCAACGTCGAGCCGGACGTCGTGGTGATGGACGTGATGATGCCGCGGCTGGACGGCCTCGAGACCACCAAGGCCCTGCGGGCCGCCGGCAACAACGTGCCGATCCTGGTGCTCACCGCGCGTGACGCGGTCGCGGACCGGGTGGACGGCCTGGACGCCGGCGGCGACGACTACCTGACCAAGCCGTTCGCGCTCGAGGAGTTGCTGGCCCGGCTGCGCGCGCTGCTGCGCCGCAGCTCCGGCCCCGGTGAGGGCGGCCAGCGCGGCGAGGTGCTGCAGTACGCCGACCTCGTGGTCGACGTCGACGCGCACGAGGTGCACCGCGGCGACGTACCGATCCAGCTCACCCGGACCGAGTTCTCGCTGCTCGAGCTGCTGATCCGCAACCCGCGCCGGGTGCTGGAGCGCGCGGTCATCCTGGACGCGGTCTGGGGCTACGACTTCCCCACCACCGCGAACTCGCTCGAGGTCTACATCGGCTACCTGCGCCGCAAGACCGAGGTCAACGGTCTGCCGCGCCTGATCCACACCGTCCGCGGCATCGGGTACGTACTGAGAGACACCCCGCCGTGA